From a single Pseudomonas sp. A34-9 genomic region:
- a CDS encoding ABC transporter ATP-binding protein/permease, translating to MNQNAEYSAVNDAVRGQFFRKVWAMTTPYWRSEEKGKAWTLLIAVIALSLFSVAISVWINSWYKDFYNALQKKDEAAFWQLILYFCGIATVAILGAVYRLYLTQMLTIRWRAWLTENHFKRWLGHKNYYQLEQGGYTDNPDQRISEDLNTFTANTLSLGLGLIRTVVSLVSFSIILWGVSGSIEVFGIEIPGYMFWCALIYAAVGSWLTHLIGRRLIGLNNQQQRFEADLRFSMVRVRENAESIALYNGEPNENRRLSSRFGLVWHNFWDIMRVSKRLTFFTSGYGQIAIIFPFIVAAPRYLAGKIELGELMQINSAFGNVQENFSWFISAYSDLAAWRATCDRLLSFRQAMTDNEERTPAIDVQNQGSELKVHNLGLDLADGRHLLTNADMTVEPGERVMVSGRSGSGKSTLLRAMGHLWPAGHGNIRLPAARYLFLPQKPYLPIGTLREALSYPQPGDTYAPERYAQVLETCRLPHLVARLDEANHWQRMLSPGEQQRLAFARAMLYAPQWLYMDEATSAMDEEDEATLYQALIDQLPGLSIVSVGHRSSLKRFHPRHVRIDSGHLVEQTVTA from the coding sequence ATGAATCAGAACGCTGAATATTCCGCGGTCAACGATGCTGTGCGCGGGCAGTTTTTTCGTAAAGTGTGGGCGATGACCACGCCTTACTGGCGCAGCGAAGAGAAGGGCAAGGCCTGGACATTGCTGATTGCCGTGATCGCGCTGTCGCTGTTCAGCGTGGCGATTTCGGTGTGGATCAACAGTTGGTACAAGGATTTCTACAACGCCCTGCAAAAGAAGGACGAAGCGGCGTTCTGGCAGTTGATCCTGTATTTCTGCGGGATCGCCACGGTGGCGATTCTTGGCGCGGTGTATCGCCTGTACCTGACGCAGATGCTGACCATCCGCTGGCGGGCGTGGTTGACCGAAAACCACTTCAAGCGCTGGCTCGGTCACAAAAACTACTATCAGCTGGAGCAGGGCGGTTACACCGATAACCCCGACCAGCGGATTTCCGAAGACCTCAACACCTTTACTGCCAACACCCTGAGCCTGGGCCTCGGGCTGATTCGCACGGTGGTCAGTCTGGTGTCGTTCTCGATCATTTTGTGGGGCGTTTCGGGCAGCATCGAAGTGTTCGGCATCGAGATTCCCGGCTACATGTTCTGGTGTGCACTGATTTATGCCGCCGTCGGCAGTTGGCTGACGCACCTGATCGGTCGACGCTTGATCGGCCTGAACAACCAACAACAACGTTTCGAAGCTGATTTGCGTTTTTCCATGGTGCGCGTGCGCGAGAACGCCGAAAGCATCGCCTTGTACAACGGCGAGCCAAACGAAAATCGTCGTTTGAGCAGCCGTTTCGGGCTGGTCTGGCACAACTTCTGGGACATCATGCGCGTGTCCAAGCGCCTGACGTTCTTCACTTCCGGGTATGGCCAGATCGCAATCATCTTCCCGTTCATCGTGGCTGCCCCGCGTTACCTGGCGGGCAAGATCGAGCTGGGCGAACTGATGCAAATCAACTCGGCGTTCGGCAACGTGCAGGAGAATTTCAGCTGGTTCATCAGTGCGTATTCGGATCTGGCCGCGTGGCGCGCAACGTGTGATCGTCTGCTGAGTTTCCGCCAGGCCATGACCGACAACGAAGAACGCACCCCGGCCATCGATGTGCAGAATCAGGGCAGCGAATTGAAGGTGCACAACCTCGGTCTGGACCTGGCCGACGGTCGTCATCTGCTGACCAATGCCGACATGACCGTCGAACCGGGGGAGCGGGTGATGGTCAGCGGGCGTTCCGGCAGCGGCAAGTCGACGCTGCTGCGGGCGATGGGGCATTTGTGGCCGGCGGGCCACGGCAACATTCGCTTGCCGGCGGCGCGTTATCTGTTCCTGCCGCAGAAACCCTATCTGCCTATCGGCACCCTGCGCGAAGCGTTGAGTTATCCACAACCGGGCGACACCTACGCGCCGGAGCGTTATGCACAAGTGCTGGAAACCTGCCGCTTGCCGCATCTGGTCGCGCGGCTGGACGAGGCCAATCACTGGCAACGCATGCTTTCTCCGGGCGAACAACAACGTTTGGCTTTCGCCCGCGCAATGCTTTACGCGCCGCAATGGCTGTACATGGACGAAGCCACTTCGGCGATGGACGAGGAAGACGAAGCGACGCTGTATCAGGCGCTGATCGATCAATTGCCGGGGCTGAGCATTGTCAGCGTCGGCCATCGCAGCAGCTTGAAACGCTTCCATCCACGCCATGTGCGGATCGACAGCGGCCATTTGGTTGAACAAACCGTGACTGCCTGA
- a CDS encoding FadR/GntR family transcriptional regulator translates to MENLIDTPRLPRKRRSLAQELVTVLSEQIRDGLLKRGDKLPTESAIMEAHGVSRTVVREAISRLQAAGQVETRHGIGTFVLDTPSPSGFRIDPATVVTLRDVLAILELRISLEVESAGLAAQRRSAEQLATMRAALDALNESAAHASDAVASDFAFHLEIALSTGNRYFTDIMTHLGTSIIPRTRLNSARLAHDDHQHYMSRLSREHEEIYDAIARQDSDAARAAMRLHLTNSRERLRQAHEEAQAQRG, encoded by the coding sequence ATGGAAAACCTGATCGACACCCCGCGCCTCCCACGCAAGCGCCGCAGCCTGGCCCAGGAACTGGTGACGGTGCTGAGCGAGCAGATCCGCGATGGCCTGCTCAAACGCGGTGACAAATTGCCTACCGAGTCGGCGATCATGGAAGCTCATGGCGTCAGCCGCACCGTCGTGCGTGAGGCGATTTCCCGCTTGCAGGCTGCAGGGCAAGTGGAAACCCGCCACGGCATCGGTACCTTCGTGCTCGACACGCCGAGCCCGAGTGGTTTCCGTATCGATCCGGCCACCGTCGTCACCCTGCGTGATGTGCTGGCCATCCTCGAATTGCGCATCAGCCTCGAAGTGGAGTCTGCCGGCCTTGCCGCGCAACGCCGCAGCGCCGAGCAACTGGCGACCATGCGCGCGGCCCTCGATGCACTCAACGAGAGTGCCGCCCATGCCAGTGATGCGGTTGCGTCGGACTTTGCTTTCCACCTGGAAATCGCCCTGTCCACCGGCAACCGCTACTTCACCGACATCATGACCCACCTGGGCACCAGCATCATTCCGCGTACGCGGCTGAACTCAGCGCGACTGGCTCACGATGATCATCAGCATTACATGAGCCGCCTGAGTCGTGAACACGAAGAAATCTACGACGCGATTGCCCGTCAGGATTCCGATGCAGCGCGTGCGGCGATGCGTCTGCACCTGACCAACAGCCGCGAAAGACTGCGCCAGGCCCATGAAGAGGCACAGGCGCAGCGGGGTTAA
- the kdgD gene encoding 5-dehydro-4-deoxyglucarate dehydratase, with translation MNPQELKSILSAGLLSFPVTDFNAQGDFNRAGYIKRLEWLAPYGASALFAAGGTGEFFSLAASEYSEIIKTAVDTCETSVPILAGVGGSTRQAIEYAQEAERLGAKGLLLLPHYLTEASQDGVAAHVEAVCKSVNIGVVVYNRNVCRLNAPLLERLAERCPNLIGYKDGLGDIELMVSIRRRLGDRFSYLGGLPTAEVYAAAYKALGVPVYSSAVFNFIPKTAMDFYHAIAREDHATVGKIIDDFFLPYLDIRNRKAGYAVSIVKAGAKIAGYDAGPVRAPLTDLTGEEYEMLAALIDKQGAQ, from the coding sequence ATGAATCCACAAGAACTGAAGTCCATCCTCTCTGCCGGCCTGCTGTCTTTCCCGGTGACCGATTTCAACGCGCAGGGCGATTTCAACCGCGCGGGCTATATCAAACGCCTGGAATGGCTGGCTCCGTATGGCGCTTCAGCCTTGTTCGCCGCGGGTGGCACTGGTGAGTTCTTCTCCCTCGCCGCCAGCGAATACTCGGAAATCATCAAGACTGCCGTCGACACCTGTGAAACCAGCGTGCCGATCCTCGCCGGTGTCGGTGGTTCGACCCGCCAGGCCATCGAATACGCTCAAGAAGCCGAGCGTCTGGGCGCCAAAGGTCTGTTGCTGCTGCCGCACTACCTGACCGAAGCGAGCCAGGACGGTGTCGCCGCTCATGTTGAAGCCGTGTGTAAATCGGTCAACATCGGCGTGGTTGTTTACAACCGCAACGTTTGCCGCCTCAACGCACCGCTGCTGGAACGTCTGGCCGAGCGCTGCCCGAACCTCATTGGTTACAAGGACGGTCTGGGTGATATCGAGTTGATGGTGTCGATCCGTCGCCGCCTCGGTGATCGCTTCAGCTACCTGGGTGGCCTGCCGACCGCCGAAGTCTACGCCGCGGCCTACAAGGCGCTGGGCGTGCCGGTTTACTCGTCGGCGGTCTTCAACTTCATCCCGAAAACCGCGATGGACTTCTACCACGCGATCGCTCGTGAAGATCACGCCACCGTTGGCAAGATCATCGACGACTTCTTCCTGCCGTACCTGGACATCCGCAACCGCAAGGCCGGTTACGCCGTGAGCATCGTCAAGGCAGGCGCAAAAATCGCCGGCTATGACGCAGGCCCGGTGCGGGCGCCGCTGACCGATCTGACGGGCGAGGAGTACGAAATGCTCGCCGCGCTGATCGACAAGCAAGGTGCGCAGTAA
- a CDS encoding aldehyde dehydrogenase family protein yields the protein MTTAKRYDNYINGEWVAGADYSANINPSELSDTIGDYAKADLTQVHAAIDAARAAFPAWSTSGIQARHDSLDKVGTEILARREELGTLLAREEGKTLPEAIGEVTRAGNIFKFFAGECLRLSGDYVPSVRPGVNVEVTREALGVVGLITPWNFPIAIPAWKIAPALAYGNCVVLKPADLVPGCAWALAEIISRAGFPAGVFNLVMGSGRVVGDALVQSPKVDGISFTGSVGVGRQIAVNCVSRQAKVQLEMGGKNPQIILDDADLKQAVELSVQSAFYSTGQRCTASSRLIVTAGIHDKFVEAMAERMKSIKVGHALKSGTDIGPVVSQAQLEQDMKYIDIGQSEGARLVSGGGLVTCDTEGYFLAPTLFADSEASMRISREEIFGPVANIVRVADYEAALAMANDTEFGLSAGIATTSLKYANHFKRHSQAGMVMVNLPTAGVDYHVPFGGRKGSSYGSREQGRYAQEFYTVVKTAYIGS from the coding sequence GTGACAACTGCAAAACGCTACGACAACTACATCAACGGCGAATGGGTTGCCGGTGCCGACTACTCGGCCAACATCAACCCGTCCGAACTGAGCGACACCATCGGCGATTACGCCAAGGCTGATCTGACTCAGGTTCACGCCGCCATCGACGCCGCTCGCGCGGCCTTCCCGGCGTGGTCGACTTCGGGCATTCAGGCCCGCCACGATTCGCTGGATAAAGTCGGCACGGAAATCCTCGCCCGCCGCGAAGAACTCGGCACCCTGCTGGCCCGGGAAGAGGGCAAGACCCTGCCTGAGGCCATCGGCGAAGTCACCCGCGCCGGCAACATTTTCAAGTTTTTCGCCGGTGAATGCCTGCGTCTGTCCGGCGACTACGTGCCGTCGGTGCGTCCGGGCGTTAACGTTGAAGTCACTCGCGAAGCGCTGGGTGTGGTCGGCCTGATCACCCCGTGGAACTTCCCGATCGCCATCCCCGCGTGGAAGATTGCTCCGGCGCTGGCCTACGGCAACTGCGTGGTGTTGAAACCGGCTGATCTGGTACCGGGCTGCGCGTGGGCACTGGCCGAAATCATCTCCCGCGCAGGCTTCCCAGCCGGCGTGTTCAACCTGGTGATGGGCAGTGGTCGCGTGGTCGGTGATGCCTTGGTGCAGAGCCCGAAAGTCGACGGCATCAGCTTCACCGGGTCGGTGGGCGTGGGTCGTCAGATCGCGGTCAACTGCGTGTCGCGCCAGGCCAAGGTGCAGCTGGAAATGGGCGGCAAGAACCCGCAGATCATTCTCGACGACGCCGACCTCAAACAAGCAGTCGAGCTGTCGGTGCAGAGCGCGTTCTACTCCACCGGCCAGCGTTGCACCGCATCGAGCCGCTTGATCGTCACGGCCGGGATTCACGACAAGTTCGTCGAGGCGATGGCCGAGCGCATGAAGTCGATCAAGGTCGGCCACGCGCTGAAATCCGGTACCGACATCGGTCCGGTGGTCTCGCAAGCGCAGCTTGAGCAGGACATGAAGTACATCGACATCGGTCAGTCCGAAGGTGCGCGTCTGGTCAGTGGCGGTGGCTTGGTGACGTGCGATACCGAAGGCTACTTCCTCGCGCCAACGCTGTTTGCCGACAGCGAAGCGTCGATGCGCATCAGCCGTGAAGAGATCTTCGGCCCGGTGGCCAACATCGTTCGTGTGGCCGATTACGAGGCTGCGCTGGCGATGGCCAACGACACCGAATTCGGCTTGTCGGCGGGTATCGCGACGACTTCGCTGAAGTACGCCAACCACTTCAAACGCCATTCGCAAGCCGGGATGGTGATGGTCAACCTGCCGACCGCCGGCGTCGATTATCACGTTCCGTTCGGTGGCCGTAAGGGTTCATCCTATGGCTCACGTGAGCAAGGCCGCTATGCGCAAGAGTTCTACACCGTGGTGAAAACCGCCTACATCGGTTCCTGA
- the garD gene encoding galactarate dehydratase produces MQLIEHSDSPRHIRLHARDNVVVVVNDQGAPAGTEFSDGLVTVEFVPQSHKITLEDIPEGGEVIRYGQVIGYALQPIRRGSWVKEDQLRMPTAPPLDSLPLSTEVPDAQAPLEGFTFEGYRNADGTVGTRNILGITTTVQCVTGVLDHAVKRIKEELLPKYPHVDDVVALTHSYGCGVAITATDAYIPIRTVRNLARNPNLGGEALVISLGCEKLQAGQVMHEDDASVDLSDPWLYRLQDSSHGFTEMIEQIMELAEVRLKKLDQRRRETVPASELILGMQCGGSDAFSGITANPALGYASDLLLRAGATVMFSEVTEVRDAIYLLTSRAETKTVAEELVREMDWYDRYLAKGEADRSANTTPGNKKGGLSNIVEKSLGSIVKSGSSAINGVLGPGERFKQKGLIFCATPASDFVCGTLQLAAGMNLHVFTTGRGTPYGLAMAPVVKVSTRTELAQRWPDLIDIDAGRIATGRATIEELGWELFHYYLDVASGKQQTWAEKHKLHNDITLFNPAPIT; encoded by the coding sequence ATGCAGTTGATTGAACATTCCGACTCGCCGCGCCACATTCGCCTGCACGCGCGGGACAATGTGGTGGTAGTGGTCAACGACCAGGGTGCACCGGCGGGCACTGAATTTTCCGATGGCCTGGTGACGGTGGAATTCGTGCCGCAGAGTCACAAGATCACTCTGGAAGATATTCCCGAGGGTGGCGAGGTGATTCGCTACGGTCAGGTGATTGGCTATGCGTTGCAGCCGATCCGCCGTGGCAGTTGGGTCAAGGAAGATCAACTGCGCATGCCGACCGCGCCGCCGCTGGACAGCCTGCCGCTGTCCACCGAGGTGCCGGACGCGCAGGCACCGCTGGAAGGCTTCACGTTCGAGGGTTATCGCAACGCTGACGGCACCGTCGGCACGCGCAATATTCTTGGCATTACCACCACGGTGCAGTGCGTCACCGGCGTGCTTGATCACGCGGTAAAACGCATCAAGGAAGAACTGCTGCCGAAGTACCCGCATGTCGATGACGTGGTGGCACTGACCCACAGTTATGGCTGCGGCGTGGCGATTACCGCCACCGACGCTTACATCCCGATTCGTACCGTGCGCAATCTGGCGCGTAATCCGAACCTCGGTGGCGAGGCGTTGGTGATCAGCCTCGGCTGCGAGAAATTGCAGGCCGGGCAGGTGATGCACGAAGACGATGCGTCGGTGGATCTCAGCGATCCGTGGCTGTATCGCTTGCAGGATTCCAGTCACGGTTTCACCGAAATGATCGAACAGATCATGGAACTGGCCGAGGTTCGCTTGAAAAAACTCGACCAGCGCCGCCGCGAAACCGTGCCGGCGTCTGAGCTGATCCTCGGCATGCAGTGCGGCGGCAGCGATGCGTTTTCCGGGATCACCGCCAACCCGGCGTTGGGTTATGCCTCGGACTTGTTGCTGCGTGCGGGGGCGACGGTGATGTTTTCCGAAGTCACCGAAGTGCGCGATGCGATTTACCTGCTGACTTCACGCGCTGAAACCAAAACCGTTGCCGAGGAACTGGTGCGAGAGATGGACTGGTACGACCGTTACCTGGCCAAGGGCGAAGCGGATCGCAGCGCCAACACCACGCCGGGCAACAAGAAGGGCGGGCTGTCGAACATTGTCGAGAAATCGCTGGGTTCGATCGTCAAATCCGGCAGCAGCGCAATCAACGGCGTGCTCGGCCCGGGCGAGCGTTTCAAGCAGAAGGGGTTGATTTTCTGTGCGACGCCAGCGAGTGATTTTGTCTGTGGCACGTTGCAGTTGGCGGCGGGGATGAACCTGCATGTGTTCACCACCGGGCGGGGTACGCCGTATGGTTTGGCGATGGCGCCGGTGGTGAAGGTGTCGACGCGTACGGAATTGGCCCAGCGCTGGCCTGATCTGATTGATATCGACGCCGGAAGGATAGCGACCGGGCGGGCGACGATCGAAGAGTTGGGTTGGGAGTTGTTCCACTACTACCTGGATGTGGCGAGCGGCAAGCAACAGACGTGGGCGGAGAAGCACAAGCTGCATAACGACATTACGTTGTTCAATCCGGCGCCGATTACTTGA